The genome window ATTTCAGACATTATGATGCCCCAGGTGGACGGTTATCAATTTCTCAAGCAAGTGCGGGAAGATCCTCGCTATAAGGCTTTGCCGGTGGTGTTTTTGACGGCTAAGGGGATGACGGGCGATCGCATTCAAGGCTATCAAGCAGGCTGCGATGCTTATCTTTCTAAGCCCTTCGATCCCGACGAATTAGTAGCAATAGTAACCAATTTGCTGGCCCGCCGCGCGGCTGCTAAGGAGACGAGCGAAAGTTCTGAAAGTCCAGATATTGCTGCTTTGACAAGCCAAATGGCGAGAATTGAGTCTTTGCTGAGCGGGCGGAGTTCGATCGCCCAAAGTCCTTCGCCGATTAAAATTGATTTGACTCCGCGAGAACAAAGTGTTTTGGATTTGGTTGCTCAAGGTTTGATGAATAAGGAAATTGCCCGCCGCTTGGAAACTAGCGTCCGCAATGTGGAAAAGTACGTCAGCCGTTTGTTTAGCAAGACGGGTACTAACAGCCGTACTGAGTTGGTTCGCTTCGCTCTCGAACACGGCTTGACGAAATAGCAGCCCTCTCGACTGGGCTGGAGGCTCTGCCTCGCCGAGCTGCGTTACCAGGCTCTTCCTGGTAACGAGAATTATGCAAAAAATTAAAAATGTTAAGATATAAGTATTGACAGATATTTGGTGGCTGTGGTATGTCACATCAGCTTGCTGGTGGGAGCGCGGGAGTGGGAAAACTGGTGTGCGAAAACTGGTGTGCGATCGAACTTCTCACCCACTTTGCTTGGAGTCTGAGATGAACACTCGCAAACGCCGGGGAATTACTTAACGAGAAAACCTGACTGTTTAAGAGTTTTCACGTAGTAAATAGAAAGGCAAACAGTTCACCGGATATGATCCGTTCAGCAAACTTGCCGCGAAGAGTCACAGATAAGGTTATATCCTATGGAAAAGCCAGCCACTATTAATTAATGACTCTGCTCAAAAACGGATACTTGCGAACTGCCGGAGTGGTAAGTTACCAACAATTTTAGACCCTAGTTCAAGCTCTCAGATTCATCTGTGGAGGAAATCTCAAACCTCAAATCTCAAATCTCAAATCGACTCACAGCGCTCTCAAGTAGCCGCAGATGTTGAATGTATAGCAGCACCAAAATTTAGTTTATACCAGGAGGATACCATGAGGAAAATCACGGCGCGACAAACAATAAGTGCCATAGCAGCACTGCCGATCGTACTAATAGCCAATACAACTCAAGCTTTTGCCGCTGATACCGGTCAGAAAATAGATCCAATTAAGAAAGTTTCGGATTTTGGCGATGAACTAGATTTTGATATGGGGCAACCAACAACCATCAGCATTGAAGAAAGCGAGGATTGGGATGAACCTGATTTTACAGCTACTTTAGATATGGAGATTAGTAAATTTATGACAAAAAATCTTCAAGCTGTAATTGATGAGCCGCCGCCGGTAGTTTATCTCAGTGCGGCAAGGGGTCAGTCAAGCAAGGAATGCCGGATTTCAGCGATATGCGAATAACGGAATCGGATTTGTGCGATTTGGGCGATGGCTGGGAGCCCCGCAAACAAAGACTCTTTTGCTGGGTAGAATTCGAGCAATTATCAAGATTTCAGTAAAATCAGGTTGATTTTGCTGGGAATATGCGAATAACAGAGTATGTATCTTTTGGGTATGCTTTAAGGCGATCGGCTAAAATAATAA of Oscillatoria nigro-viridis PCC 7112 contains these proteins:
- a CDS encoding response regulator transcription factor, with translation MSARLLLVDDEPGLREAVQAYLEDSDFAVEVASNARDGWELLQQYNPDLVISDIMMPQVDGYQFLKQVREDPRYKALPVVFLTAKGMTGDRIQGYQAGCDAYLSKPFDPDELVAIVTNLLARRAAAKETSESSESPDIAALTSQMARIESLLSGRSSIAQSPSPIKIDLTPREQSVLDLVAQGLMNKEIARRLETSVRNVEKYVSRLFSKTGTNSRTELVRFALEHGLTK